From the Plasmodium brasilianum strain Bolivian I chromosome 7, whole genome shotgun sequence genome, the window tgctttttttaattttcactCTTGAGCTTTCTTCCATATTATAATCAGCACCATCATTGCTGCTACCACTGCTACTACTTCCAGTACTACTACATGTATTTCCCCTTTGATCGATAAAATTTTCCTCATTGGTACtcagaattttattttcaccaTCCACGTTCTTTCTGCTTatactgttcatattttttgacGAGTCCGAAATGTATGTAATGTGCGTAATGGGCATAATATTGTCACTTACACCGTCCTCCTTACCATTAACATTAATGTAATTGctgtttaatatattaagacaaatattttcttttatatttttcgttaTAACGATTTCTTGAATATAAGCTTCAGTTAGGAAGCTTATCACTCCcctatttaaataaaagtatttcTTTATTGGTATATGCCCCCCTTTTTTTAAGTTCACACTATGCTGAAAACAATGTCTTTCGTCAGTTTTGTCACTTCTGCCACTTTTGTAACTTTCATCTGTTTCTTCTGTTTTGTCTGCCTCTTCCTCAAGGGGTTTGTCATCCCCCTTTTTCTGAGTCCCTTCTCCTTTGTAGTATTGAACTAGCCGCCTTGTCTTTCTTTTTGAGTAGGCCGAATCTTGTCTGTCACTGTGGTACCGATGACCCGACTGTTCCCCCATTTCTGCTTGTACATCGCTCACCCCCTCATATTTATGCTTGTTgttattcaaatatattaggtatttgtttaaaagaaaatttttcaaatgcGTCTGAGCTTCGTCCGTTTTCTTCTTCTGATAATTGCACTGTTCACATATTCTCTTAAAATCTTCGTAAGTATATGGTAATATTTCCTCTTCAATAACACTATTTAGAATTCTATGAACAACAATATCAATATATCTCCTAATAGGTGAAGtaaaatgtatgtacttaCTTAAGAGAAGACCAAAATGacatgaataatttttttctccctCTACAAAGGGAATATAAATAGcttctttataatatttcaaaatgttGTAATGAAGACACAGCAGTTGATTTTCACTTAACACTTTTTCACATACtgataatatatcatttattgtgttattatttatgttaatcATTCTGTTGATTTTGTTGTATGTACTATAAtcaataatatgtaaaaagtttttctttatttcttccGAGGAGTTTTCATGTATTCTCAATAATCCTAATCTCTTAttatcaaatattttattagcaactaaaaaatttgttaaaatcaTCATTTCTTCTATTAACATAtgacttttctttttatactCAATTTTTTCTAGATGTACATTTTCCATATTTGTTTCGTTTAacaactttttaaatttcggtctttttaaaaatttttcaataacATACATATCATCATTACCTTCGAATGATATATACTCTTTTGTCATTTCGTCTATATTTATCGGTTTGAACTCCTCTGAAGAATTATCATTATTCGAGTAGGTGTTGGGCAAAGCAAAGAGCAAAGTTTCTGTTTGATAAATGTTTTTCCTTCCTGTTTTCTCTTTCAACATTCttgataataaatatagtcTAAATATATCACTCCCTATCTTAACTGATATATTATGCTTATCACAGATATGTTCAAAATTGGGTATAAAGTAACTTAAGTTTAAATCCCCTCGAACTAATATTTTCTCCTCAATGCACTTAGCACTACGGTAATTACTACCACTTCTGCTATTACTTTCACTTTCGCAATTACTGCTACATCCAATAGTACTATTAATGCTTAGATATATgtcatttatataatcttCCACCACATCGTAATTCAACTTATACTTGCTTTTAATTAAACATTTCTTTATATCTACACCTTTCAACATTTCTCCTACAGATATATCATATGGGTTTGATATATTGTCtatgaagaaaaagatcGAGAAGGATAACTTCTCCCCTTCAGTGTTTAAGGAGCAAATGTGTTCACTCAAAATTGATGGAAGCATATGGATTACCCTACAAGGGAcggaaaagagaaaaatatacatattaaggtcaatataacaaaaagaaacaaTCCATATAAATGAAGTTACACCATATAAGTAATGCAGTCATGTAAATGCATAAATGTGAAGGAGAGATTGCGCCATGAGCAAGTACAATGCATAGGAGAGCACACAGCACtggcaaaaaatatatattttttttatttttatttttttttcatatttatattttcatatattttttttttattttatgataacTTATTTTcgtattatctttttttatctcaAATGAACACTCACAAATAGCTTACATTATGTCCATATATATGGTATTGCAAATTTTTGAGGCCAACTTATCATAGTATGAATTgggggaaataaaaaaggaaacatCTGAAATATGTACTCCTATTTTGTActgaaatttctttttcgaATTTTTATCAGTCTTCACAAATTCAATGGATAAAGCATCATCCAGATCTTTTGCATTCAAGGGGTCTATGGTAAATATGTCCAAATGAGTAATTATGTCCctgttttttaataaacattTGATCATGTATTTTTGTATACTTCTATTAGTTTGCTGAATATACCTCAGatatgctatttttttttcaatttggTCGACGTAGCTCTTGCTCCCTTTTCCTTGGCTATTATTATGGATATCACTACTAATGCTACCACTACCACTACTCACACCCTCAAAATAATTTGCAAGTGGAACGAAAACATTTTTTCGATGAAAAAACGCGtcaaaaattttatcctGCACAATCATCTTAGATTTCAAATAGGACATGTCagtttttccatatatatgaaaatgtattttatagaaatatataaaaaaatatatgataccAAACAAATTCTTTTCACTACCTAAAATTGTACTAATATTTCCTAATGGATTAATTTGATTCTGTTCCCACTGTTTAAATTTAAccaaaacatataaattaattttttttttttgcagatGATACAATATCTTATTTACCATAAAATTGGATGACTCATATATGAAGCATGGCAACCTAGCATCAACCGATTGTAATTTTGCAAGCAATTTTTCGCtacttctttctttttcttcatttttatatatttgtatataatcaATCTTTTCAATATTGGGCTTACTGATTACATGTTCCTTATCACACTTATAATTTACGATATCACTATCCACCTTATTACTAATTAAAACTTTTGATGCAGTTCCATTTTTCAACTTATTTGATATATCCTTTTTCCCAAAtgtattgtttattttttctttaatatttaaatagttCAACGTGCAAACAATTTCCATACTTCTCCTTTCCACGATGTTAACAACTCTGCAAAAATTACCCGTctgttcttctttttcttcgtTTTCTTCGTTTCCTCTATCTACTCCCCCCTCTTCCTGTATCCCTTCCTCCCCTTTCATTCCATTTGTATCAGTATTCTTTTTACGATTCACTTGAATCTGTTCATTTTCTTTCTCTTCAGAATCTTGAAACCTTTTTATCTTTCTTCTTTCCGCATAAGCATATACTAGATCATCATTCAAGGCTCTATTCCTACTAATATAcccatatacataaaaaaaattatttttagaacAACCTAACGATTCTTCATTAACAACAaaacatttatttgtatCAAATGGTGAAACATATAATACTCCCttaaacaatttattttgtatatcttTGTCACTACCTTTCTGTAAttccaaaattttatttattttttcattttcccaATATTCTTCATACTCCACATTTATGTAACTCTTCTCTATAATTGCATTATCCGTAGTTGGaactaaaattttattttttctcacTTTCAAAGGAACGGATTTTACTTCAGATGTATTCTTCCCATGACTACTTTGATGTTTTTccttactgttattatttaaatctgTATCACTACTGCTTAACAGTTTATCGTTTTTCAAAATGTCCTCATGCATCCTGTCAACATTGTTCTGTAGTAGTAccccttttttattacatgtaCTTTCTATGCGTTCATTctctttataaattttattctcAACCTTCTTCCCCTTAATCTGCACTTCATTTAGTTGAAGCACCTGTtctaatttttgtttttctcctGCTCTTTCTTCGTTAATCCTTCCCAGAGTCAAACTTTTCACGTAATGTCCATCTCTGTTCAAACATTTTTCTGACTTGTTTATTCCCCTTGAAGATTTATTTCTGTTTAGTATATGATCATCTACaacttttaaataaacatcCTTCCtttctaaatatttctttttttctttcaaatattttttatcatttatattttcatttttgttccTCACATTATTATGGATGTGGTTGTTCAAGGCGTACATTtcatttccttttaaaaatgttgatTTTTTACTAACGCATTGTACGCTTGTATTTTCGCTACTACTAACAACTTTATTATTgcaatttccttttttaatattttccccCACCCGTGCTTCCTTTtgaatgcatatattttttatagtagCATTTTCATTTATCTTCCTTTCAGAACAAATATTTGCAAATACCTCCGCATACTTGTCCAAATTTTTGATATctttctgttttattttattaaatacttgttcataaaaattattatcatcttTTTTAATGTCATAAGGAAAAATGGCTTGctgtttcttctttttatctacattacatttattttcctCGATCTGagaatatttcttattttctctttccttctccaatttaatttttcttatgatttttatattttcatatattttcgtGTAATAACAGCATCTtctaacattttttaataaaaacatattccGCTCTCCGTTTCTTCTTGCCTTTTTTCGTCTTTATTTCGTTTCttttaacctttttttatttttatttttttttttttttcacactTGTATTGCCTttatataaatcattttGTTGTTATATTAGTACAAGAGCAGTTAGAcggtattatatatattttttgatgaATGATACGATgttaataagaaatatatattaagccTAGATTTACCGtacctatatatttatacacatatatacacaggGGTAAACTCCACATAGCGCGGCATAGTCTTAAAAATAGGGGTGGTTTTTCAAAAACTCAAacaacttaaaaaattaaaaagataaaaatataatattatataatgataaaatgatataatgataaaatgtagaaaatataaaacgtTAAAAGGATAAGACgataaaaggataaaaaaaagattataaaaattttttctttgaattattcaaaaataagTTTAAAGCAAGCAAATAAATCTATAAAAttgaattaatatttaaaaatcaaactaaaaaatgtaagaggaatattaaaaaaaaataaatagttcgaacttatacatatgtatatgtatatatatatatattatatatatatatatacataacacgtatataatatatgcttCAAATTAAGCATATTCTCTTTCTTTCGCTTTTTTCTGTCAAAATTTTCAtcagtatttttaaaaatcaaCAAACTTTTTctcatttgtttttttttcttttaacaatttattcacaaattataatacttttttacaattcctttttaattatcgcttagctctttttttttttttttttttttttaattttttttactcaataaaataaattatacgtCATAGCaacaatataatttaatcgcgaaacatatttttttcagatcattttttaatgacTATTTGCGTATACATATTTggtatattttcatatatatatacacatgtaaacttatataataaacatatatatacacatataaataagcataatataaatatatatttacacatatatatatacacaatgtatatatagtaaaaatgggagtatgtacaaaaattttgacaacatataaacttaaatacgaaaaaaaaaaaattttccatttaggaagaataattttttataaatgtttctTTCAATgcctaatttttttaatgttttaatttgATCAATTTGAACgtcttttatttgtttaccTCAGTATTGTTACTACTATTTTGTGCAGCTACTTTGTACTGGTACTATTTCGTATTTACTAACATTATAACCATTTCTTATCCTTTACTGTCGTTACCATTTGTTTTAAAACGATGGGAAACAAAATATCTACAGAAGATCACATCTTTCGtttgaaattaaaaactAAAGAACTagtaaaaatacatttacaaATTAACTATTAAATGAACTCTtatattttcccttttcttgtcattcgtttttttcatttttcttataaacGAATTTTTAGGAAAAATTATCAAATAGATCAGAACTAGAAGAAAAGAAACTAATAACGGATGTAAAAAAAGCAATACAAGCAGGAAAAATTGACATCGCAAGgtcagtaaaaaaaaaaaaaaaaaacttaaaacacgaaaaattttatcttcCTTTTGGAGACAACATTTTTTAGATCTGACTTTTACGTGCTAGATTTGTGTTTTTTCGTAATCTGAtctgattttattttatttgatctaatttaacctttttttttttttttttcttaaaccTTTGATGTTAGAATATATGCGGAGAAAtgcataagaaaaaaaaatgaaaaaattaattatctAAATTTAAGTAATAAACTAGATGTCCTTGTATCAAGATTAGAAGGGGCCCACAGATGTGCATCGGTTCGTACTCAACTGCTTTATGCAAAATAAATGTGTAAAGAAAGTctaataaaatggaaaaaattaactacGTGAtaacatatgtttatatggagtgtatatacttaaatatagtaaataaatttgtataGAGTAAATACATTTCTGTGTGTAATTTTCTTGTGTGCACCATCGCCTTTTTGCAGCTAGTTAAAGACGTCGGTGTTATGATTCCCTTAATACAGAAAATAAACGCAGAGACTAATGCAGTTAAAATAGGGAATGATGTAATGAAACTAGAAAACATTTTTGACGAAATAGTACAAAccaatcaaataaaaaaagaaaaagaaaaagatgaatatataacatatttttatatacatatttacgtACTATCACGTTTACTTATACAGtggtacatgtatgtatatgtatatgtatatatatatatatatatatatatatatatatatttttttttttttttttcttttttaattttttcagaGTATTAGTTCTGACCTAATAAACGACACCGTTCAAACCTCCTCTGCTATTAATGCACCAACAGAAGAGGTAAAATAAAGggattttataaaaaaagaaaaaaaaaattataacatttaATAGCTCGCTTTATTAAACCTTACATTCTACACTTCTTACAATTGCTTAATCAGGTGGATGAATTAATATCAAAAATAGCAGATGAACATGCCATTAAATTAGATGGACAAATAGGCCCCGTTAGTTCTATTAATAAGGTAATGTACTTTGTTACATTTccatgtaaaaaaaaataaaacaaaacaaaacaagcGAATGACATCATACAACACcacgttatatatattctttttaaaataatattgttcAAATTTATACGTACAATTaacaataaatgaaaaaattaagtaaaaaagtTCAATCAATGGGAagagataaaattaaatataatattttacctAATTAAACGTGGTCAAAAATGTTAGAAATGATATTATAGTAAAATTGGTCCGTATGCatgtgtatacacatatatatatatatatatatatatttatcaacCTTTAACAGTGAAAAGGTAGTAATATTCCtttctgctttttttttattttatagcaTTTAGAAGAAATATCTAATATGAgtgaaagaataaaaaatttaaaataacaaaatgttCCCGCTGTTTCCACCCTctgaatatacatataattgtacatatttgtatgcGTCTTAAatgtgaattttttttttttcctccttcACTTCCTCTTTTTAAAACAACCATTTTGGAGATCCTAAAATGAGATTATCTTcttaatttgtttttgttatgtaataaaacaataaatgtGCTACACAGATagttgtatatttttatatgcatggagcatatatttatgcatactcgaaatatgtatattattgtctaaaaataaaaaagtttatagaattagctttttttttttttttttgcttgttacattttttctcctttaaactcaaaaaaaggaacaagcATGAGAGAAGGATATACATCGCCTATCCcattttctttctctttctctttttctttctttctttcgtttttttttttttttttttatatatttttgcatcaaaaaacaacaaagaaaaagattttttatattattattattattatgcatatttttttgcgTGCCCATTTAGTTATACAtttgatattaaaaattatgaataggaaattattttattttgtacagtaaaatatttgtaattttggCCCTtctaaaatatgtatttatcaGAATATACAAATGAGTTATTCGTACAGatattcgtttttttttttcaatttatttatttattttattgattttttttttttttttttaagaaatatgttttcttttatttcttcttcttaCGTATATTGAAAATGTATACACATTCGCGTAACTGAATATACAAACTTTCATCAACTGAACCTCAAAAAATTTGAGTAAGCTTTATTTATAACTCAGCGagaatttttcaaattactTCATTATATAATGGTCCCCTGAAAAtgcaaataatattttttttttttttccaaataacGTAAGCATATAAAACgattattctttatttaccTATGCACACATGTTATTAATCCTCAAAAGTACATGGAACGATAAGAATATACAATTAAAGTACATCCAAacaaattcaaaatattttctttactaGCGTAATGACTTTCAAAAGGTCTATGCAGATTTTAAAGATTTCGTTTTCATGTAtgtttaaaaagaaaaacaagaTTACATACTTACAAATTTCAATTATTTCTCTTTCTTAAAAAtgttcaaatataaatatacatatttgcaCAATTTGGGTGCTTtgtattacaaaaaaaaagaaaaaaatttatacacatacacatatatcaATACACGTATATCTATACACATATATCAATACACGTATATCTATACACGTATATCTATACACGTATATCTATACACGTATATCTATACACGTATATCTATACACGTATGTCTATACACGTATGTCTATACACGTATAtctatacacatatatatatacctacccataaataaaaacatacaaaaaaagtgCGTAATAGCTAATGATCAAATGAATGCAACAAATTAAATCATTtccttcaaaaaaaaaaaaaataaaaaataaaaacaaaataaattgagTAAAGTACATGGCCAATAGATcaacgtacacatatattcgTCCATTTTCATTTCTCTTCAAAATTACGCGCTAGGGTTATTTActtttcccctttttaaaatatcgcctttacatatgtatgcatgatactaaataattcaaaaaatgttTTGTCACACTGAACAACAGAGTCTCGTCCGCTTTTTTCAATATAGGCAAGTTATTATCTACCATATAATCGTTAGCTccaatattaatataaatactcCTTTCACAGTAATTTTCTCCACAGGAgtgtcctttttttttcttttcattgtcactcttatttttgtatatgtcaaacaatattttactatatgtaaaaaaagggTCCTTAGtagtacaatttttattatcaaaatTTGTAATAGACTTATGTAATTGATCGAACTTCTTTTTCGTAATTTTTGtacatttcaaaatataagaagAATTATCATTTAAGTCATTctgaatataaaatttgtaccccttgttatttaaaaaaatattttcaaacaaatttttgtcttcttcatttttaagaaaaaagttttttaaatattcaaaataggTTTTCCCCTTAagcataaaatttttgtttccATAAATTAAAGTAATACACGGTTGCCTCTGTTTTacgttaattttattttctaacaATATGTCTGAATTATTACACATATGAAATAACTTTTTCAAGTAAGAGTTAAACTTATTagtataattattaacatttagAAGTTCGTTTGTGGAAATATTTtc encodes:
- a CDS encoding exoribonuclease II, whose product is MFLLKNVRRCCYYTKIYENIKIIRKIKLEKERENKKYSQIEENKCNVDKKKKQQAIFPYDIKKDDNNFYEQVFNKIKQKDIKNLDKYAEVFANICSERKINENATIKNICIQKEARVGENIKKGNCNNKVVSSSENTSVQCVSKKSTFLKGNEMYALNNHIHNNVRNKNENINDKKYLKEKKKYLERKDVYLKVVDDHILNRNKSSRGINKSEKCLNRDGHYVKSLTLGRINEERAGEKQKLEQVLQLNEVQIKGKKVENKIYKENERIESTCNKKGVLLQNNVDRMHEDILKNDKLLSSSDTDLNNNSKEKHQSSHGKNTSEVKSVPLKVRKNKILVPTTDNAIIEKSYINVEYEEYWENEKINKILELQKGSDKDIQNKLFKGVLYVSPFDTNKCFVVNEESLGCSKNNFFYVYGYISRNRALNDDLVYAYAERRKIKRFQDSEEKENEQIQVNRKKNTDTNGMKGEEGIQEEGGVDRGNEENEEKEEQTGNFCRVVNIVERRSMEIVCTLNYLNIKEKINNTFGKKDISNKLKNGTASKVLISNKVDSDIVNYKCDKEHVISKPNIEKIDYIQIYKNEEKERSSEKLLAKLQSVDARLPCFIYESSNFMVNKILYHLQKKKINLYVLVKFKQWEQNQINPLGNISTILGSEKNLFGIIYFFIYFYKIHFHIYGKTDMSYLKSKMIVQDKIFDAFFHRKNVFVPLANYFEGVSSGSGSISSDIHNNSQGKGSKSYVDQIEKKIAYLRYIQQTNRSIQKYMIKCLLKNRDIITHLDIFTIDPLNAKDLDDALSIEFVKTDKNSKKKFQYKIGVHISDVSFFISPNSYYDKLASKICNTIYMDIMVIHMLPSILSEHICSLNTEGEKLSFSIFFFIDNISNPYDISVGEMLKGVDIKKCLIKSKYKLNYDVVEDYINDIYLSINSTIGCSSNCESESNSRSGSNYRSAKCIEEKILVRGDLNLSYFIPNFEHICDKHNISVKIGSDIFRLYLLSRMLKEKTGRKNIYQTETLLFALPNTYSNNDNSSEEFKPINIDEMTKEYISFEGNDDMYVIEKFLKRPKFKKLLNETNMENVHLEKIEYKKKSHMLIEEMMILTNFLVANKIFDNKRLGLLRIHENSSEEIKKNFLHIIDYSTYNKINRMININNNTINDILSVCEKVLSENQLLCLHYNILKYYKEAIYIPFVEGEKNYSCHFGLLLSKYIHFTSPIRRYIDIVVHRILNSVIEEEILPYTYEDFKRICEQCNYQKKKTDEAQTHLKNFLLNKYLIYLNNNKHKYEGVSDVQAEMGEQSGHRYHSDRQDSAYSKRKTRRLVQYYKGEGTQKKGDDKPLEEEADKTEETDESYKSGRSDKTDERHCFQHSVNLKKGGHIPIKKYFYLNRGVISFLTEAYIQEIVITKNIKENICLNILNSNYINVNGKEDGVSDNIMPITHITYISDSSKNMNSISRKNVDGENKILSTNEENFIDQRGNTCSSTGSSSSGSSNDGADYNMEESSRVKIKKSINDNIKLKNAIVFYVPIVETEKSVSDNLLSLKFEYVLISFKECTYIYNISNDVLFKINLDFCTTNESSQNSLYNDEGNPGEEQKRNKRLYNIFKQITNMKICVKYQVLKLEEGKNFQEIYDSLYIHDVFIKRDDEVNKLKKQTYSLDPVVDEKRIKNEQQYNERSNLNDSAQVKMAIKQKSSQFHDNIELVHDKTVECNEGNEYEKISRFQKKAVFLIPGLQMWALRLT
- a CDS encoding vacuolar protein sorting-associated protein 46: MGNKISTEDHIFRLKLKTKELEKLSNRSELEEKKLITDVKKAIQAGKIDIARIYAEKCIRKKNEKINYLNLSNKLDVLVSRLEGAHRCASLVKDVGVMIPLIQKINAETNAVKIGNDVMKLENIFDEISISSDLINDTVQTSSAINAPTEEVDELISKIADEHAIKLDGQIGPVSSINKHLEEISNMSERIKNLK